Below is a window of Georgenia soli DNA.
TGGGGCCGAGGCGCTCGTAGGACTCCTTCGTGCCGCCGGGCATGATGGACGGGCCGTTCAGCGCGCCCTCCTCGCCGCCGGAGACGCCGGAGCCGACGAAGTGCAGGCCCTTCTCGCGCAGGGCGTTCTCGCGCCGGATCGTGTCGGGGAAGTGGGCGTTGCCGGCGTCGACGATGATGTCGCCCGGCTCCATGTGCTGGGCGAGCTCGTCGATCACGGCGTCGGTGGGGGCACCGGCCTTGACCATGATCACCGCGACGCGCGGCTTGGACAGCGAGGCGACGAAGTCCTCGACGGACTCCGAGGGGATGAAGACCCCGTCCTCGCCGTGGTCGGTGACGAGCCTCTCCGTCTTGGCCCAGGAGCGGTTGTGCACCGCCACCTTGTGCCCGTGGCGGGCGAAGTTGCGGGCGAGGTTGGAGCCCATGACCGCCAGTCCGGTCACACCGATGTCGGCGGTGCCGACGGGCTTCTCCGATGCCATTTGCGTCTTTCCTCCTGTTGCCGTGTCGCGCGTCGCGCGTTGCCCCTGGAACGGTACGCGGTCGCGGTGCGGACCACAGCACCGTGCCGGAAGTTGCCCGGTCCCGGGGAATTGTCGCCCGTGGCGCCCGGGGGAGGCGGGGCGTGCCCGCGGTCCGGACGCTCAGCCGTGGAGCGCGAGCAGGTGGTCGGCGCGGCGGTCGACCGCCAGGTGGTCGACCATCTCCGCCGCCGACGCAGCGGCCCTCAGCGCCCCGGACGAGCCGGCGCCGACGCCCGGCCTGACGACCACCTCACCTCGGCGACCCGCGAGAGCGGCCTCCCGCTCGGGCTCCGGCGCACCGTGGGGCACGAGGGCGGTCGGCACGACCGCCACGCCGCCGGCGGCCAGCTCAGCGAGGTACCCCGGCACGGAGATCCGTGAGTGCGCCCCGCCCGTGCGCCAGGACGTCGGCGTGGCACGTGCAAGGCCCTGCGAGGATGGTGGCCATGAGCACCGACGGAAGCTCCGCCCCCCGTCTGGAGGGCTGGACGCACACCTACTCCGGCAAGGTCCGCGACCTCTACGTCCCCGAGGACGCCCCGGCCGACGGCGACGTCGTCCTCGTCGTCGCGTCCGACCGCATCAGCGCCTACGACCACGTGCTGCCGACGACGATCCCGGACAAGGGCAAGATCCTCACCGCCCTGAGCCTGTGGTGGTTCGACCGGCTCGCCGACGTCGTGCCGAACCACGTGGTCTCCACCGACGTCCCGGCCGCGGTGGCCGGCCGGGCCATGGTGTGCCGGCGGCTGCGGATGTACCCCGTCGAGTGCGTGGTGCGGGGCTACCTCACCGGCTCGGGGCTCCAGGAGTACCGGGCCACCTCCGCCGTCGCCGGGCTGCCGCTGCCCGCGGGGCTGCGCGACGGCGACCGCCTGCCCGAGCCGCTGTTCACCCCGGCCGCCAAGGCCGAGGTGGGTGAGCACGACGAGAACATCACCTTCGAGGAGATGGCGTCCCGGGTGGGGCAGGACCTCGCCGGCCGTCTGCGCGACCGCACGCTGGAGGTCTACGCGCGGGCCGCGGCCATCGCCGCGGAGCGCGGCATCATCATCGCCGACACGAAGCTGGAGTTCGGCGCCTCGCCCCTGCCGGGCGGCCCCGAGGTCGTGCTGGGCGACGAGGTCCTCACGCCCGACTCCTCGCGCTTCTGGCCGGCCGACGACTGGCAGCCCGGACGCGCGCAGGCCAGCTACGACAAGCAGTTCGTCCGCGACTGGCTCACGTCGCCCGCGGCCGGCTGGGACCGCGGCGCCGACCAGGCGCCGCCGCCGCTGCCGGACGACGTCGTCGAGCGGACCCGCGACCGTTACGTCGAGGCGTTCGAGCAGCTGACCGGGACGAGGTTCGCGGGCTGAGCCACCAGGCGCCTGACGCCCCACGGCCCCGCTCGGACGGTAGGGACGAACAAGCCGTGAACGACCGGTCCGCACGGAAGGAGGAGGCATGAGACGAACAGCGGTGCACGGCCGTCTGCTGCCGCTGCTGGTTGCCGTCCTGGTGCTGGCGGCGTGCGGCTCCCCGGCGCCTCCCGGTGGGACCGGCTCTCCGGCGCCGTCCGGCTCCACCCCGTCCGAGGTGGCGCCGTCCGGCTCCCCGGGTCCGCCGTCGGGCGCCGGCTCCGCCCCGTCCGAGGTGGCGCCGTCCGGCTCCCCGGGTCCGCCGTCGGGCGCCGGCTCCGCGCCGGAGGGGGAGGTCGCCCGCCCGCCGGCGGTCCCGCAGCCGGTGTGGGACGCGGTGCTGGCGGACCTGACGACCCGCACGGGGGGTCCGCCGCAGTCGGTCACCGTCGTCCGCGCCGAGGCTGTGACGTGGAACGACGGCTCGCTCGGCTGCCCGGAGCCCGGCATGGTCTACACCCAGGCGCTGGTCGACGGCTACCACGTGGTCCTGGACGTCAGCGGCGAGCAGTACGACTACCGGGTCGGCAGCGGCGCCGCCGTGAGGCTCTGCACCTCCGCGCAGACGCCGTAGGGACGTCGGACGGCGGCTCGGGCCGGGCCGTGGCGGGCGTCACGACGACACGCCCGGCCGACCGGACACGCCGCTCGGACCTACGCCTCCGTAGGTAGGGGTGTCGCGATCCGCGCGGAGGTGCCAGACTCGGCCCAGGAGGCCGGAACCGGTCACCGGGCGGCCGCAGGTCGCGTTCACGTGCGACCACAGGCGGTACCGATGACCCAGACGCTCACCCACACCGGCACGGACGGGCCCGACCAGCCCGTGCGGCCCCGTCGCGGCGCCGCGCGCGAACGGCAGCTGAGCGACTTCACCGCGCTCACCGCCGTCGTCCAGAAGGCCGGCCTGATGAGACGCCGGTACGGCTACTACTGGTCCAAGCTCCTCGGGCTGCCCGCGGCGGGCCTGGCGCTCGCGGTCGTCTTCGTGCTGGTCGGGGACAGCTGGTGGCAGATGGTCACCGCCGTCGTCCTCGCGCTCCTCATGACGCAGATCGCCTTCCTCGGGCACGACGCCGCGCACCGGCAGATCTTCGTCTCCGGCAAGTGGAACGAGTGGGTCTCCCTCGTCGTCATCAACCTCTTCGCCGGCATGGGCCACGGCTGGTGGCAGCGCAAGCACAACAAGCACCACGCCGCGCCGAACAAGCTCGACGCCGACCCCGACATCGCCTCCGGCGTGCTCGCGTTCACCCCGCAGGCCGCCGAGGCGCGCAAGACCCCGCTGACGCGCTGGCTGGCCAGCAAGCAGGGCTGGTTCTTCTACCCGCTGCTGCTCCTCGAGGGCGTCAACCTCCACGTGCAGGGCGTCAAGCGGCTGTTCTCCCGCGGAGAGGTCAAGCGACGTGGTGTCGAGGCCGCGTTCATCGGTGTGCGGCTGGTGACGTTCTTCGCGTTCGTCTTCATCGTCCTGCCCCCCGGCAAGGCACTGGCGTTCATCGGTATCCAGCTCGCCGTCTTCGGCCTCTACATGGGACTGTCGTTCGCCCCCAACCACATCGGCATGCCGATCGTGCCGCCGGACGTCAAGATCGACTTCCTGCGCCGCCAGGTCCTCATGAGCCGCAACATCACCGGCGGCCGCTGGGTCGACACGTTCATGGGCGGGCTCAACTTCCAGGTGGAGCACCACCTGTTCCCCTCGATGGCGCGCCCCCACCTGCGCAAGGTGGCCCCGATCGTGCGCGAGTACTGCGAGAAGCTCGGCGTGCGCTACACCGAGACGTCGATCGGGCAGTCCTACGTGGCCGTCACCCGGTACATCAACCAGGTCGGGCGCGGCGGTCTCGACGTGTGGGCCTGCCCGCTGGCGGCGCAGTACCGCGTCTGAGCACCGGTCCGGGGGCCGCGCTCGGCGCCCACGCCCGGCGCGCGCCGCACGGTAGCGTCTCGGCCGTGACCGCAGACGACGCCGACGCCCCCTGGCTGGTCGTGATCGACCCGCAGCGCATCTTCGCCGAGCCGCCCAGCCCGTGGGCGGCGCCCGACTTCGACGCCATCGTCGAGCCGGTCCGCCGGCTCGCCGAGGTCCACCCCGGCCGGGTGGTCGTC
It encodes the following:
- a CDS encoding phosphoribosylaminoimidazolesuccinocarboxamide synthase, which produces MSTDGSSAPRLEGWTHTYSGKVRDLYVPEDAPADGDVVLVVASDRISAYDHVLPTTIPDKGKILTALSLWWFDRLADVVPNHVVSTDVPAAVAGRAMVCRRLRMYPVECVVRGYLTGSGLQEYRATSAVAGLPLPAGLRDGDRLPEPLFTPAAKAEVGEHDENITFEEMASRVGQDLAGRLRDRTLEVYARAAAIAAERGIIIADTKLEFGASPLPGGPEVVLGDEVLTPDSSRFWPADDWQPGRAQASYDKQFVRDWLTSPAAGWDRGADQAPPPLPDDVVERTRDRYVEAFEQLTGTRFAG
- a CDS encoding fatty acid desaturase family protein, translating into MTQTLTHTGTDGPDQPVRPRRGAARERQLSDFTALTAVVQKAGLMRRRYGYYWSKLLGLPAAGLALAVVFVLVGDSWWQMVTAVVLALLMTQIAFLGHDAAHRQIFVSGKWNEWVSLVVINLFAGMGHGWWQRKHNKHHAAPNKLDADPDIASGVLAFTPQAAEARKTPLTRWLASKQGWFFYPLLLLEGVNLHVQGVKRLFSRGEVKRRGVEAAFIGVRLVTFFAFVFIVLPPGKALAFIGIQLAVFGLYMGLSFAPNHIGMPIVPPDVKIDFLRRQVLMSRNITGGRWVDTFMGGLNFQVEHHLFPSMARPHLRKVAPIVREYCEKLGVRYTETSIGQSYVAVTRYINQVGRGGLDVWACPLAAQYRV